The Macaca nemestrina isolate mMacNem1 chromosome 17, mMacNem.hap1, whole genome shotgun sequence genome contains the following window.
agacgggcggatcacgaggtcaggagatcgagaccatcctggctgacactgtgaaaccccgtctctactaaaaactacaaaaaactagcccggcgaggtggcggcgcctgtagtcccagctactcgggaggctgaggcaggagaatggcgtgaacccgggaggcggagcttgcagtgagctgagatccggccactgcactccagcctgggtggcagagcgagactccgtctcaaaaaaaaaaaaaaaaaaaaaaaaaaaaaagaacacctctttcccttctttccattCCTGCCCGTGAGAGAGCTGGCCCTTCCTGCCCAGGGAATGGCCGTGGGGCCAGGGcagcccttcccttccctcctccccaggcccagAGCTCAGGAGCCGTCTGTGTGGTCCGCTCCTTCTCAGGTGAATGGCGTCCTGCCCATCCTCCCCCTGCTCTTTCCAGTCCTCTGGGTTCTGGCAACCGCTTGTGGAGAGGCCCGTGTCCTGGCCCAGATGAGcaaggcctcacccagctccctgGTAGGTTTTTCCAAGGCGTCTGGGGGAAGTGACAGGAACAAAAAGAGGGAGTTGGCTGTGCCAGAGGACAGGGGCAGAAGTCCAGCCCCACTTTGGGCTCGGTGTGTTGGTCAGCCTGGGCAGCTCTCCAGGCCTCGGGCCCTCTCCATTCCAGAAGGGCCCCTAGGCCAGGCCCTGGGTGTGGGTGAAAGTCTACCCTGGCTTCCACCAGGTGGGGAGTCAGGACGGCCCGGGCCCTTTACCAAAGGGGTTGGGAGCCCCGCTGGTGTGGGCCCCACCTCTGCCAGCTTGGAGACACCTGTGTGAAGGCGGCTTTTTCCTCACTGAGGACCTCACCCTCTCTCCGTGCAGCTGGCTAAGTTCTCAGAGGACACTCTCAGCAGCTACACGGAGGCTGTCTCCTCTCAGGTACAACGCTGACCTGGGATGGCTTCTCTTGCAGGTCCCTATAGCCACAACCCTGGGACTCCCCTGTTTTTGGCCTTAAAGCCTCCAATCGGGCTCTTGGAGCCCCATGTCCACCCGTTACATGTGGACATAACCTGGGCCTGTTCCCATAATGTGTGCACGCCCTGCCCTAGAGAAGTGCCTCTCCACCCCAACTTCGTGGTGCTCCCCTGGATTTCCCCCTAGAGGCCATCTCCAGGGAAATGAGGCTGAGCCCTAAATGGCCTTGCAGACTTCCTCTCTCTCACCAGGAAATGCTGCGCTGCATTTGGGGCCACTTCCTGAGGGTGCTCCGGGGGACGTCGCCAACGCTGAGCCACAGTTCCAGCCTGCTGCACAGCCTGGGCTCCGTCACGGTGAGGGTGGGCCTTGCGGGGAGGAGGCACCTGTTGTGCCCGCCCTGCTCTCTGGCTGGGCCTGGGCTGCCCACCTGCCGCTTGAGTGTCCCCTGGGCAGGGTGGGCCAATGCCAGGCTCCTTTCCTATCCCAAACGCTTTCCATGCAGGTCCTATGCTGTGTGGACAAACAGGGGATCCTGTCTTGGCCAAATCCCAGCCCAGAGACTGTACTGTTCTTCAGCGGGAAGGTGGAGCCCCCTCACAGCAGCCATGAGGACCTCACCGATGGCCTATCCACCCGCTCCTTCTGCCATCCTGAGGTAGAGGAGGAGGTACGGCCGGCTCCCATGGGCCCGACTCTGGGCCAGGCTATTTAGCCTTGGAGCCTGGCCAGGGAGGGTGAGGTTTAGGAGGGCGAAGGAGGGTTCAGCACCATTAGGATCTGCTTCTGGGCAGGTGAGGTGAAGACAAGGCAGCCAGGGGACCTACAAGTATTCTGCCTCCCCGGGCCATGGGAGCCACTGGTCCTAGCCTGTGCTCCTCATTCTCTTCAGCCCCATGAGCGAGACGCCCTCCTGGCTGGCTCCCTGAACAACGCTCTGCACCTTTCCAGCGAGCAGGAGCGTGGCGACTGGCCTGGCGAGGCTCCCAAGCCCCCCGAGCCCTACTCACACCACAGAGCGCACGGCCGCAGCAAACACCCATCTGGCTCCAACGTGAGCTTCAGCAGGGACACCGAGGGTGGCGAAGAAGAGCCCAGCAAGGTGAGAGGAGGAGGTGGCACGGGGCAGCCACGCCCTCAGCCACAGGCCGTCCTGGCCTCCCTGGCCAGCCTGGCACCACAGGGTCTGAAAGAGCAGGCGTCTCTGCCCTCCATCCCAGCACCTCCAGCCTAGGCCAGTGGCCCCCAAGGCCCTCCCCAAGTCTCTGCCGTGAAGTAGGCGGAGCCTCCCCCACCCTTCCATTCTCGTGGTCGCAATCACTGGTGTCCCTATTGGAACCTTCCAAACACACATAGCCCGGGGTTCCCTCTTAGAGATGTTCCCTGGCCACAAAAGATCCCTCAACTGTGTCCTCTTTGGTCTGGCCACCCCTCTTTTTGGCTCCTGCCAGTGTCATGAGATATATTAATACTTCCTAGAAGCAGACAGGAGCCCAAGAAGGACAGGAAGCAGATTTCAGGAGGGAGGGGAGTGGAAGAGAGTGAGCAGGAGCTCTCTCTTGGGAAGAGCGCATTTCAGGGGCAGGAGCCCTCCCCAGCCTTGGGAGGTGGGCGGAGCCAGTGCTGGCTTCCCCCGCACCCTCTCCCAGGCTGAGGCTCCTGTCCATGTTTCCCCCAGACCCAGCCCGGGATGGAGAGCGACCCCTACGAAGCAGAGGACTTTGTGTGTGACTACCACCTGGAGATGCTGAGCCTGTCCCAGGACCAGCAGAACCCCTCCTGCATCCAGTTTGATGACTCCAACTGGCAGCTGCACCTCACCTCCCTCAAACCCCTGGGCCTCAACGTGCTGCTGAATCTGTGTAATGCCAGCGTCACCGAGCGCCTGTGCCGATTCTCCGACCACCTGTGCAACATCGCCCTGCAAGAGAGCCACAGTGCCGTGCTGCCCGTGCATGTGCCCTGGGGCCTCTGCGAGCTTGCCCGCCTCATTGGTATGGGCCCCTGTGGCAGGGGATGGCTGGCTGGACCTGCCTCCTAGAAGAGGTCCAGTACTGACTCCTCATGGGACTTAATGGACCTGGCATGGCATGGCCCTAAGTTCCTGTTCCCTGCCCCGCAGGCTTCACTCCTGGGGCCAAGGAGCTCTTCAAGCAGGAGAACCACCTGGCGCTGTACCGCCTCCCCAGTGCTGAGACAATGAAGGAGACATCACTGGGGCGGCTCTCCTGTGTCACCAAGCGGCGGCCTCCCCTCAGCCACATGATCAGCCTCTTCATTAAAGACACCACCACCAGTGAGCCCTGGCTACCTCGGCCAGCATCAGGCCAAACCTTCCAGAGCTTGGCAGGGGGGCTCTACCCAACTCCACCCATTGCTAGGGAGGCCTGGGCAGATGAAAAGTAGACTGATTCCAAGTGCTCCACTGTGGCAGGGGCTGGACTTGGGGACCAGGGCTGGGATGGTGTTGACTCCAGAGGCCGGGATTGTCCAAAGGATGGGAATATGGTGTCTGCATTCCAAGCCCAGTGGCATTGCAGACCCTTGTTGATCGTGAGTCCCAGGGAGTCTCCTCCTCTGGCAGGGGCTCCTCAGCGCCCTTCTCCAGGAGGACAGTGTGTTGCCTGTCAGGTCAGAGTGAGGGCTGGGGGCTAGGTAGCAACACTCAGGGTTTGAACTCTGTTCCCCCAGGCACAGAGCAGATGCTGTCCCATGGCACCGCTGATGTGGTCTTAGAAGCCTGCACAGACTTCTGGGACGGAGCTGACATCTACCCTCTCTCGGGATCTGACAGGTGGGTGAGGAAGCATGTGCCAGCAGCAAGAGCAGTCACTCTGCCGGGGCACCTGCCCTTCACAGGCGGAACCGCTCACCTCACCTCCACCTGCTTCCCTGGCAGAAAGAAAGTGCTGGACTTCTACCAGCGAGCCTGCCTGTCTGGGTATTGCTCTGCCTTCGCCTACAAGCCCATGAACTGCGCCCTGTCCTCTCAGCTCAATGGCAAGTGCATCGAGCTGGTACAGGTGCCTGGCCAAAGCAGCATCTTCACCATGTGCGAGCTGCCCAGCACCATCCCCATCAAGCAGAGCGCCCGCCGCAGCAGCTGGAGCTCTGACGGTACCTCGTGCGTCTGTCCAGCGGGGCTGGTGCTGGGGCTCCCTTGGGCTGCAGAAGCCCAGGAGCAGGGAGGGCTTCTGTAGGGCGCTGGCACCCCCCACAGCAAAGGGTGCAGTGGCCGcagccccaggctggggtgccagTGCGGCACTCTATCCAGTGACATGGGGAGTCCCTTAGTTTCCTCCCTTATCAGCGGTGCTCACTTGGCCTGCCTCACTGGTTGGTTGTGATGCTCAAGTGGGTAACATGTATCAGTGCTTTCCTGGGAAGTCACCAAGCAGCATTCATAGAGCATTAGGCTTGGCAGAATCGGACAGGAGACCAGGTCTCTCACCCCGCCGGTGCAGAGGGGCCCAGAAGCTCCACCACACCACCCCATTCccaccagacacacacacttcCCGGGTTTTTTCAACCCAAGAGACCGTGAATTGAAGCTATTTCTGAGGGTGGGGCCGGTCCCCCAGCCCTGGAGCAGGGCTGGGCAGAAGCTGAAGCCATGCCCTGTCATGGCTCCCAGCTCGGATTCAGCCACCTGACTGATGCATACCTTTCATTGTCTTTTCTCCTGTGTCTGTCGACTCCTTCGTGTGTCTTGGCTGTGTGCATCCGTGGCTGTGTGTGGTCCCCTGGGGCCTGTGTGCTCCTTGATTTGGGCGCGGCATCTGTGTGTGTGGCCCTGGGCTGGTTCCTGGGTGTCCTGATCGGGCTGTGTCCTGTGTGTCCTGCCTGAAGAAGGGATCGGGGAGGTGCTGGAGAAGGAAGACTGCATGCAGGCCCTGAGCGGCCAGATCTTCATGGGCATGGTGTCCTCCCAGTACCAGGCCCGGCTGGACATCGTACGCCTCATCGACGGGCTCGTCAACGCCTGCATCCGCTTTGTCTACTTCTCTTTGGAGGATGAGCTCAAAAGCAAGGTGGGGAGAGCCATCCCCTCTGCCACCACTAACTCTGTCTCCCATGGGCTTTTGGACCCATATGTTCATGGCTGTCTGCCCTTCACAGGTATTTGCAGAAAAAATGGGCCTGGAGACAGGCTGGAACTGCCACATCTCCCTCACGCCCAATGGTGACATGCCTGGCTCCGAGATCCccccctccagccccagccatGCAGGCTCCCTACACGATGACCTGAATCAGGGTAAGGGCAAAGGCGTGGGGTGGGGACGGGGTGGCGGTGGGAGGATTCCCCTCCTCAGAGCCACAGCCAGGAAGAGCCTCCCAAGAGCCCTCCAGATAAATACATTCCCTTGGGAAATGGCTGTGATGTCCCTGTGGGAAACAGTAGTCAGCAGGAAGGAGTGGACACAGAGGCAGGAAATTCTCTGCCATCTGCAGGGCAAGGACAGGGCCCCAGAAGGCTGGCCCCAAGGTGAGGGAGAGGCTTTTGTCTCCACAGTGTCCCGAGACGATGCAGAAGGGCTCCTCCTCATGGAGGAGGAGGGCCACTCCGACCTCATCAGCTTCCAGCCTACAGACAGCGACATCCCCAGCTTCCTGGAGGACTCCAACCGGGTACGATGGCAGGATCTGTCTCACGTGTTCCTGTAGTGGTCCCATAGCTGGTCCAGGGGAGAGGTAGAGAGGTAGTGGGCAGGCACATGaaggggagggatggagggatgctGGTCCCCATCCTGAAGCCACCGGCATCTCTGCTTTCTCCAGGCTAAGCTGCCCCGGGGTATCCACCAAGTGCGGCCCCACCTGCAGAACATTGACAACGTGCCCCTGCTAGTGCCCCTCTTCACCGACTGCACCCCGGAGAGTGAGTGCTGTGGCCACGGGTACTTGGGCAGCCTGGTCCTTGTGGCTGAGCTCTGCCTGGGCCCAGGCACCCTGTGGGCTCTGGAGGGATGTAGGTTTTCCATGCAGGGAGTGAAGAAACCTGGGCTGGGATCAGCTGGGGAATCTTGTGGGTTGGAGTCAGAAGGGCCAATGTTCACATGATCCCGCTGCTGGGGGTGGGGTTGTTTCAAAGAGGGGCCTACCTCCCATTGCCTCCTGCTGTCCTGTCCCATGGGTCTGCCCAGCGCCCACATGGCGCTCTGCCTGCCTGACTCTTGTGCCCTCATATGCTGTCCTCAGCCATGTGTGAGATGATAAAGATCATGCAAGAGTACGGGGAGGTGACCTGCTGCCTGGGCAGCTCTGCCAACCTGCGGAACAGCTGCCTCTTCCTCCAGAGTGACATCAGGTCAGGGCGGGACCCTGGAGCCTGTGGGccagcctctacctcccacaCCAGAGGGTCAGATGGGCCTGCATGGGGCTGGGGGTGTGTACCATGGCCGACCTCACCCTGGCTGGGACCAATGCACTTGGGCACGGTGGGAGAAGAGGGTGGGGTGCCCAGTCCTGTGGGAGATGCAGCTGAAGGGTGTGTGTCTCCCACCCTGAGCAGCATTGCCCTGGATCCCCTGTACCCGTCCCGTTGCTCCTGGGAGACCTTTGGCTACGCCACCAGCACCAGCATGGCCCAGGCCTCGGATGGCCTTTCTCCCCTGCAGCTGTCAGGGCAGCTCAACAGCCTTCCCTGCTCCCTGACCTTTCGCCAGGAGGAGACCATCAGCATCATCCGGCTTATCGAACAGGTGGGTGCTTTGGCAGGCAAAGGAGGAGAGACGCAGGACCCGCCCGGGGTGGGAGTAGCAGCACAGGACCTATCTGGGGGACCTCATGCCCCAGCCCTCCGAGTGGGCTCTCCCAGGCAGTAACATTTGCCTCTGCTCCCCTCATAGAAGCATCCTGGGAGTCTGTCTCTTGGCTGAAGTGTGTCACCTGTTGGGCCTGGGAGAGGACAGGCAGACCCAGCCATAATCTGTCCCTCTTGGTCCCTAGGCTCGGCACGCCACCTATGGCATCCGTAAGTGCTTCCTCTTCCTGCTGCAGTGCCAGCTGACTCTCGTGGTCATCCAGGTGAGGTGGGGCCCGCACAGGCATCACCCCCGTGCCACTCGCCCCTTCACTCAGGGGCCAGCTGAACATCtgaggagggaggctgggggtAGCAGTACAGTCAAGGGGCCCCCAGAGCCCTGTGAAGCCCCTGGGCTTTTGGAGATGACACTCACTGGCAGAACAGTATTCCCTCCAGTCCCACTTCCCTCTGGCAGGATGTGAGCATCTATCTGGGCCTGGGGCAAGGGAGCTCAGGGGCTCCTATGCCCTTATTATTTTCCTGAATTGAACTGTGGCTCTTGGCTTCTTTCCTGGTTTAGTTCCTTTCTTGCCTGGTCCAGCTGCCGCCACTCCTGAGTACCACTGACATCCTGTGGCTGTCCTGCTTTTGCTACCCTCTGCTCAGGTGAGATGCCGTGCAGCTTCCCCACCCCCCAAGCCCAAGCTGGAGGTGTCTGGATGTCACTGTGCAGCCCTAGGAGCCCAAGGTTCTGGAACTGCTCAGGGCTCACCTCCTCTGGTACAGGAGACATAGAGGGAAccccctttgtctttttttttttttttttttttttgagatggaatctcactctgtcacccaggctggagtgcaatggtgcaatctctgctcattgcaacctccgcctcccgggctcaagtgattctcctgcctcagcctcctgagtagctgcgattataggtgcccactaccacgcctggttaatttttgtatttttagtagagttggggttttgccatgttggccaggctggttttgaactcctgacctcaaatgatctgcccgtcttggcctcccaaagtgctgggattacaggtgtgagccactgccaccCAGCCTTTGTTTTACTCCATCCCCTCGCCAGACTCGACCTCACACGCAAGACTCCCTAGAGGCTCCCTCTGTGAGAATTGAGGGACAGAGGGTCATTGTCACCATCCCTCTACGTGATCTCTGCTTTTCAGCATCTCTCTGCTGGGGAAGCCCCCCCATAGCTCCATCATGTCTATGGCAACAGGAAAAAACCTCCAGTCCATTCCCAAGAAGGTAAGCAAAGCAGACCCCATGAGCCTCGCAAGTGAGCATGGAAGGGACTGAGGgttgggggaggagagaggggctaATCTGGAAGGCTCTGGATGGGAGACTTCAGCAGAACTGGGAAGCTGGCACTTGGTTCCTAGTCTTCCCCCAGATCAAAGAGGAGGTGGCGGCACAGAGCTGGGAAAGATCCTTGCTGGGGCGTGAGCTCCCTATACCCCAGGCCTGACCATTTACTAAGAGCCTGTTGAGTACGTGGAAGAGCTAGGAGCAGCCGGCAGAGGGGCTGTGCGCCCCAGGAGTGACTGGCCTTGTTCCCCGGCAGACCCAGCACTACTTCCTGCTCTGCTTCCTGCTCAAGTTCAGCCTCACCATCAGCTCGTGCCTCATCTGCTTTGGCTTCACACTGCAGAGCTTCTGTGATAGCTCCCGGGCCCGCAACCTCACCAACTGCTCCTCCATCATGCTGACCAGGTGGGTCCCAGCCCCGGAGATCCACCCATCGCCTGCCTCGCCTCAAggcttcctccctccccttcctccctacctccctGCGGCCCCAGAGGGGCTGAGCCCATGCCTCACTTTGGCAGCAACGACGACAGGGCTCCAGCCTGGTTTGAGGACTTTGCCAACGGACTGCTGTCGGCTCAGAAGCTCACGGCCGCCCTGATTGTTCTGCACACTGGTGAGAGGGCTCCCTGGGAGGGCACAGATGATGGTGGGAGAGGAGCTCCACTATGGAAGTCTGACCCCCACATCGCCCCACTTTCCCCAGTCTTCATTTCCATCACCCATGTGCATCGCACCAAGCCCCTGTGGAGAAAGAGCCCCTTGACCAACCTCTGGTGGGCCGTGACAGTGCCTGTGGTGTGAGTATTGCTAGGATGGAGGGCAGAATGCGGGCTGGGGAGGAGAGGGGCTTCTGCAGGGCTAGGATTGGAGGGCGGGACCGGGGCCAGAGGTTTAACTGTGCCCTGCCTGAGCTAACTGCTGTACCAGGAAGCAGGCAGTGTCAGGGCTCACACGGGGCCGCTGCCTCCCACAGGCTGCTGGGTCAGGTGGTCCAGACGGCCGTGGACCTGCAGCTCTGGACGCACAGGGACAGCCATGTCCACTTTGGCCTGGAGGACGTGCCCTTGCTGACATGGCTCCTGGGCTGCCTGTCCCTGGTCCTTGTGGTGGTGACCAATGAGATCGTGAAGCTACATGAGATTCGGTGAGCTGTCAGCAGGGCGCCTCCCTCTGGGCTCAGGCGTGTTCCCTAAACCAGTCACTCCCTTGGCGACACTCCCCCACCTTTCCGCTGCccatccctcccttctcctctgttGTCCTGCCCTGGCCCCTGGTCTAAGGATCATTGCCAACCTGTACTTTAATTTCCTGCCCCACCAGGGTCCGAGTCCGCTACCAGAAGCGACAGAAGCTGCAGTTTGAAACTAAGCTGGGCATGAACTCTCCCTTCTGAGCCACTGGCTGTGGTGGCCGTAGTTGCCCCCATCCCTGGGGCTAAAGCCAGACCCATTTCTGAACAGGGGAGTTGGTATCATGAATGTTTCCGGGTTTGCTGCACCCGTGGCACTGGAAGCCCAGCTCCCCGTGTCAGACCCCGCTGTCTTCCTGGGCCCTGGGGCTCACTGTGGAGGAGCTGACGGCTTGGGCCCTTGGCCAGTCCTGGCTCTTCTCTGGGCCTCACCAGGGACACTCTTGAATGTATGGCCTCAGGCGCTCCCTAGAGGGGCCCTCAACCCCCTTACCTGTGGGCTGTCCCCTTGGGGATCCCCTGCCCCCTTGGGGATCCCTTGCCCCCCAGTGCCTCTGCTTGTGGGTCCCTGGACATGGCCTTGAAGCGAACCTTCTTTGGAGAAGCAACAGCAGCAGCCTTGGCCAACGCGTCCAACTCCCAAGGCTGCCGTGGAGGGCAgggtggtggtgcttgcctggaTGTGGCCCCGAgtgcctcccctccctccctctgcggGGGAGTCTCCCGCCTGAACCTGAAGACGGAGCAGGGCCCCGCTTCGCCCTGGAGcctcttcctgtgcctggctcaagCTGGCTGCCTGTCAGTCTCGGGGAATCTGGCCCAGGTCTCCTCAGCCTCTGCCCCAGTTCTGGGAGAAGTTTCTACTAGTGTATATTTTTTACTGGAAATGAGCCTTTTAGGAATGAATGTAGACTGGTTTGTATTAAAATGTGTCAATTGCTAAGAAACACCTGTGGCTGGTCTGTAAGGCCACTGCAGGGTCTGCCCACCCATGGCGGTGGCTGGCAAAGGGAGGCCTCAGCCTTCCTCCATCTACGCTGGTGGGTCCCTCAGGTCTGGCTCAGGCGAGACCCCTGGGGTCAGGGGTCCCCATGTCACAGAGGCAAACACACAGCCCAGTCACGTGGAATGGTGTTTTCATTGGTGTTAGTTGGGGGAAGAGGTTAATGGTTACAGAGCCAGGGCCTGGGCCAACGGGGTCAGGCTCTCCCTGCCCTCAGGTGGGCAGCCGGGGCTCCTGCTATGGTCCGAAGCCCCTCCCCCATTGTGTCCTCTCAGGCAGTTAATAGATAGaataaattccatttaaaatatatgcatttctctctgcttaaaaaataacatttacaatTGAAAAGTTAGGACTTGTGGGATCTGTTAACCCCACTGCCTCCCACCCCTGCTAGCTCTGCCTCAGTGAGGGAAGGCGGGGGCAGGAGCTGCCTGGGCACCACCGCTGTGTATTTACATGTCCTCTGTACACCTACGGAGAGGGGGCCCGGCCAGACACatgcctcctccagcctctcagGGCCTGGGCAGGATGGTGGGTGGCAAGAGGCATTCCCTTGGCACAACAACTTGGGACACAGGCTGGGGGGTACAGAGAAAGCACCCCTAGAGCCCCATCCCCGCTTCCTCCCTGAGGAGAGAGCTCTTACCAGGGTCCCTGTCCAGGAGCAGGGCTGTCGGTCAGATCACCCTGGGAGGGGCTTGGCTGAGATGCAGCGGAGGCCCCTCGCTAGTCAGGTTCTGAGAAGCTGGGCTGCCCCACGAGAGCTGCGGTGCCCACAGCCGCTGGCTTGGAGTGGGAAGGGGCCCTGCTAGGAGGGGCGCTTCAGCCTGACCAGCCTTTGGCCCATCCCTAGGGTGGCAGGGGCCTCTTTTGTGCTGGGGCAAAGGCAGTGGACTTCGGCAGGTCACAGTGGGCACTGCTGGAGGGCTCAGTCCAGCATGGCGTCCAGCTGGTCAGCCAGGGCATCGAACATGGTGCTGATGTCATCCAGAATGTGCTTGGTGGAGGCACTGGGGGCGCTGCAGCAAGGGGAAGGATGTGGTCAGATTAGCCACTGGCCTGTACCCCACTGGCCCTGGGGCAGGGAGCTGTCATAGCTcccagaggctcagagaggcaaggGACTGGCCAGGCTCATGTGCCTCCTAAATGGCAGCCACCAAGATTCCCTTATCTGGGTGAGTCCAACACCTGGCCTCTTATCCCATTAGTGCCTGCAGTGTCCCCCTCCAACATCCCCATGGTCCCTGGGCAGAGGATGCAGGGAGCGCCGTTTCTCCGcagccttctctccctccccatccGGCCCCCCTCACCCCTCTTGCTCCTCCGTGCCAATGCTCTTCTCTGCGGCTCTCAGTGCAGCTGCCAGCGACGAGCTGGTCTGCTCTAGTCTCTGCTGGGCCTGGCCTGGGCCCACAGTCCCAGTGCTCTCAGGCCGTGGAGGAGGCACCGGGCGGGGGCCGAGCCGGGACGCTAGCTTAGGGCCAGAAAATGCCAGCTGGGTGCAGGCCACTGACACAGGCTTGGGGGCTGTTCCTGCAGAGACAAAATGGTTGGCCTGGGACTTGGCTGAGCCAGACATAACCCTGCCAGCAGTGCCTCTCCCACAGGCCTCCCCTCTTACCTGCTCCGGGCACCTTGAGGAGGGCGGCAGGGGCGGCCGGGGGTTCTGTCTCCCCATTCCACCGACTAGCAGCTGAGCTTTCCAGACCTGGCCCTGGGCAGGGTGGCACTGGAGGCTGCGTGGCAGGGCTGGGAGCAAGGGGGGTTGGAACTCCTTGGGCTGGAAGGCTGCTGGGCTCAGGCTGGGGAGGGCTAGAAGCTAAAGGAGACTCGCCAGGAGTTGGGGAAGGCAGGGGGGCAGCGGGGTCAGGCGTGGCGCTGGCCACTCCGAAGGCCAGCAATGCGGTCTGCAGCGGCTCTCTCTCGCGGCACTTGGGCCTCCGCTTAACAGTGTCTGATTCCGTGAGGTTGAAATCAAGGCCAGAAGGCACGGGTGTCTCTCGGGGCGGGGGACCAGCGGGCTTCGGGCGCTGTTTGATGGTCAGGTTCCCTTCCTCTGCAAACGGCAGCCCTTCCCCGGAGCTGCCCCGAGATGGGGGCATCCCCTCGGGGCctggctcctcctcctctgtgtctgaTGCAGGCCCAGCTGCGGCAGGTGGGCCAGTGGGCTCTGAGGGGCCAGCGGGTTCACTCAGTGTTCGCCTTCGGGGCCCTGTGGCCCCTTCCTTGGGCCCTGGGCTCCCATCTAGTGGAGGTGGCTCCGGGCTGGGGCCAGAGACGGAGCTGAGGcgtttggggggtgggggcggggggcctTTGCGCCGGGCCCGCAGGGCGAAGGACTGACTGCGAGGAGTCCCCCGAGCTGGAGTTGGGGTCACGCTAGGACTGGTCCGGACAAGGGCGCTTCGTCCTGGCCGCCGGGTAAGGGTAGCATAACTGCCCAGGGCGCTGCCCACCGGCCCTTCGGCCTCCCCTTCAGCATCCCCCTCCGTGGGGCCAGGGCGGCTTAGGCTGTGGGACCGGCGTTTAGGTCGAGGCGGGTCTGGGGGAGTGGCAGGGGGCCCAGCCAAATAGGAGAAGGCCCAGGGTGCGCCAGGAGGTGGGGCCCCTCCTGGGGCCGGGCTGGAGGGTGAGGCCTGGGGGTACATAAAAACATAGGGTGGGGGTCCTTGGCCAGGAAGTGAGGAACAAAGCTTAGGGGGCCGCTCTGTGCCCTCTGGAAGGTTCCTCTCCTGGGGGTTGCTGGGATCTCCACTGCTGGGCTGTGGGGCAGGCGGTTCCTGTGAGTGGCCAGACCCCCGTGAGCGTGCCCCGATGCTCTCCTGGCTGGGAGAGCGGGCAGGTGGAAGGGGGAGTGGTTCAGGGCCACCCCCTGCCATGGCCGCTTGTAGCTCTGGGCTTAGTTCGCTGCCCTGGAAGGTGAGGAGCCGTGGGCCAGTCGTAGCTGGGCCTTCCCCGTTCTCCAGCCCCTCGATGGCCATCAGCTCCGGACCCTTGGCCAGCCGGCGCCCGCCTTCGCTGAGGGCCTCCCCCTGCAGCAGGCCCCGCCGAAGCTCTGCCAGTCGCTTCACCCCCAGCATGAGCTTCTTCTGATGCCCTGACATGGGGGACGGAAGTGGCAAGGTTAGCTGGGGCTGGGGTTGTCCTGGTCACCGCTGGGTCCCATTCTCTCTCCTCTTGGAGATCCCGGAGGCAGGTGGGGGCCCAGCCGGGCCTCAGGGCAGTCCTTACCGAGCTTGTTGACCCCAATCTCCTGCAGCTCCTCCCAGGTGAGGTCGGCCACCAGCCCCATGGAGTCATAGCCACTGCTCACCAGCTGCTTGTGGTACTGCGGCAGCCCCAGTGCACACAGCCACTCCAGCAGGTCCGTCTGGAAGAACACCGTCCTCAGAACAGCTCCCAGCCAGCCTCTGCCCCCAGCCAGAGGGGAAAAGGCACCGCAAAGCCACAGCTGAGGGTGACAGCACATGCCCCACTCCCCAGTCACCCTTGATGGCTCACTG
Protein-coding sequences here:
- the LOC105469163 gene encoding transmembrane protein 94 isoform X2, which produces MLFKQAELWMPHQGKGNKGEPPSALGLSTRKALSVLKEQLEAVLEGHLRERKKCLTWKEVWRSSFLHHSNRCSCFHWPGASLMLLAVLLLLGCCGGQPAGSRGVGLVNASALFLLLLLNLVLIGRQDRLKRREVERRLRGIIDQIQDALRDGREIQWPSAMYPDLHMPFAPSWSLHWAYRDGHLVNLPVSLLVEGDIIALRPGQESFASLRGIKDDEHIVLEPGDLFPPFSPPPSPRGEVERGPQSPQQHRLFRVLETPVIDNVRWCLDMALSRPVTALDNERFTVQSVMLHYAVPVVLAGFLITNALRFIFSAPGVTSWQYTLLQLQVNGVLPILPLLFPVLWVLATACGEARVLAQMSKASPSSLLAKFSEDTLSSYTEAVSSQEMLRCIWGHFLRVLRGTSPTLSHSSSLLHSLGSVTVLCCVDKQGILSWPNPSPETVLFFSGKVEPPHSSHEDLTDGLSTRSFCHPEPHERDALLAGSLNNALHLSSEQERGDWPGEAPKPPEPYSHHRAHGRSKHPSGSNVSFSRDTEGGEEEPSKTQPGMESDPYEAEDFVCDYHLEMLSLSQDQQNPSCIQFDDSNWQLHLTSLKPLGLNVLLNLCNASVTERLCRFSDHLCNIALQESHSAVLPVHVPWGLCELARLIGFTPGAKELFKQENHLALYRLPSAETMKETSLGRLSCVTKRRPPLSHMISLFIKDTTTSTEQMLSHGTADVVLEACTDFWDGADIYPLSGSDRKKVLDFYQRACLSGYCSAFAYKPMNCALSSQLNGKCIELVQVPGQSSIFTMCELPSTIPIKQSARRSSWSSDEGIGEVLEKEDCMQALSGQIFMGMVSSQYQARLDIVRLIDGLVNACIRFVYFSLEDELKSKVFAEKMGLETGWNCHISLTPNGDMPGSEIPPSSPSHAGSLHDDLNQVSRDDAEGLLLMEEEGHSDLISFQPTDSDIPSFLEDSNRAKLPRGIHQVRPHLQNIDNVPLLVPLFTDCTPETMCEMIKIMQEYGEVTCCLGSSANLRNSCLFLQSDISIALDPLYPSRCSWETFGYATSTSMAQASDGLSPLQLSGQLNSLPCSLTFRQEETISIIRLIEQARHATYGIRKCFLFLLQCQLTLVVIQFLSCLVQLPPLLSTTDILWLSCFCYPLLSISLLGKPPHSSIMSMATGKNLQSIPKKTQHYFLLCFLLKFSLTISSCLICFGFTLQSFCDSSRARNLTNCSSIMLTSNDDRAPAWFEDFANGLLSAQKLTAALIVLHTGERAPWEGTDDGGRGAPLWKSDPHIAPLSPVFISITHVHRTKPLWRKSPLTNLWWAVTVPVVLLGQVVQTAVDLQLWTHRDSHVHFGLEDVPLLTWLLGCLSLVLVVVTNEIVKLHEIRVRVRYQKRQKLQFETKLGMNSPF